In Bacteroidota bacterium, a single genomic region encodes these proteins:
- a CDS encoding flippase-like domain-containing protein yields MSNKASDLLKMVRPGRLLIPIAIGLGAASYMLFRNFDRNAFDHISWTWYTTFWLLLALLMVVIRDFAYMWRIRVLTDKELNWRKCFEVIMLWEFASAIAPAILGGGFAFAILIINKEKISFGKSISVVMFTSFLDGLFFALIAPLVYFIAGREGLFSNLNSAAAQQLAHGKELYFTFWFIYFAILLYKLIIAYALFVNAHAVKQFLTKLFSFKLLHKWKQGAVETGEEMVIASKQLQGKNLNYWLKSFAATCLSWSARFIIINCIIMAFSSIPFNHFLLYARQVVMGILMIGSPTPGGSGVAEIMFSNFLGEFIDNKALTSSLALLWRLISYYPYLFVGAIVLPRWVNRVFKKDELLK; encoded by the coding sequence ATGTCGAATAAAGCTTCCGATTTACTCAAGATGGTAAGGCCCGGCAGGCTGCTTATTCCTATTGCTATAGGTTTGGGCGCTGCTAGTTACATGCTCTTCCGTAATTTCGATCGCAATGCTTTCGATCACATTTCCTGGACCTGGTACACTACCTTTTGGTTGCTGCTGGCCTTACTTATGGTAGTTATTCGCGATTTTGCCTACATGTGGCGTATTCGGGTACTCACCGATAAGGAACTCAATTGGCGCAAATGTTTTGAAGTAATTATGCTGTGGGAATTTGCTTCGGCTATTGCTCCTGCTATACTGGGCGGAGGTTTTGCATTTGCCATCCTCATCATCAACAAAGAAAAAATATCGTTTGGGAAAAGCATTTCGGTAGTAATGTTCACTTCCTTTTTAGATGGATTATTTTTCGCACTCATAGCCCCGTTGGTTTATTTTATTGCAGGGCGCGAAGGTTTATTCTCCAACCTTAATTCCGCAGCTGCCCAACAATTGGCACATGGCAAAGAACTCTATTTTACTTTTTGGTTTATTTACTTTGCCATACTCCTTTATAAACTCATTATTGCTTACGCACTTTTTGTAAATGCGCATGCCGTAAAACAATTTTTAACCAAATTATTTTCCTTTAAACTCCTGCATAAATGGAAACAAGGCGCTGTCGAAACCGGTGAAGAAATGGTGATAGCGTCCAAACAGTTGCAAGGAAAAAACCTCAACTATTGGCTAAAATCATTTGCAGCTACCTGCCTCAGCTGGTCAGCACGCTTTATTATCATCAACTGCATCATTATGGCCTTTAGTAGCATTCCATTTAACCACTTTTTGCTCTATGCACGCCAAGTAGTAATGGGAATTTTAATGATTGGAAGCCCCACCCCGGGCGGTTCAGGCGTTGCCGAAATAATGTTCTCCAACTTTTTAGGTGAGTTTATCGACAACAAAGCACTCACGTCCTCACTTGCCTTGCTGTGGCGCTTAATCAGCTATTATCCCTATTTGTTTGTTGGCGCAATAGTACTGCCCCGCTGGGTGAATAGGGTTTTTAAGAAGGACGAGTTGTTGAAATAG
- a CDS encoding CotH kinase family protein, with translation MNKQYFLLPIFIFSLVFNFSSKAQIVINEFSASNLSQYVDDHSDYNDWIELYNTSAASFNLSGFYLSDDSANVNKWQFPAGTSIAGLGYLRVWASGRNVSVGLNYHTNFSLKQTKNNHEIIILSYPNGGKLDYVDIHKKTQLGHSYGRKPDGGLTWGVFSAPTPGASNVSVQYPGYVAKPNFSVPAGFYSGSVSVDITCADSTATIRYTLDGSIPTTVSPVYTAPIIVANTKVIKAIAFNTASGKLPSFVTYESFFINVSHTLPVVSISASGLTNLANNINSSLRPFGSFEYFDEAQQLKAKSYGEFNRHGQDSWANSQRSLDFVSRDEMGYNHSVEEAVFNTTTRDKYQRLILRAAGDDNYPADHNPSNAGSAHVRDAFIHNVAMQDGLDLDARRGSKCIAYLNGQYWGVYDLRDNPDDHDNTEFYYGQNKYNLYYIETWGQTWAQYGGQPALTDWSNLRTYILTHNMAIQSNYDYVAERLDVKSLVDYVAVNMFTVCSDWLNWNTAWWRGLDSTGTHLKWGYTLWDNDATYGHYINYTNIPDTSSQANPCDPETLNGSSDPQDHIGVLMALRQNPAFNQFYLTRMLDLWNTTFSCENLLAKLDSTVNLIDPEMAQHSIRWQGTYTEWKSNVAQLRTFISNRCGDLTGGFMNCYNLTGPHTVTVDAQPAGSGTVKYNSLELTNLPWTGTYFGNISSNLVALPDTGYGFVNWTSNSQVIAPNTLADTASLVLNSSDTIVAHFINPSGIASAASNQLGLSIYPSVVNSVTTVKFALAEAAAVSIKLISTEGKVLGNILNSDGKKAAGGYSIQLDMKATQLGAGIYFVTIEAGKYRKTVKLVYAP, from the coding sequence ATGAACAAACAGTACTTTTTATTGCCCATTTTTATATTTAGTTTAGTTTTTAATTTTTCCTCCAAAGCGCAAATTGTAATCAACGAATTTTCGGCATCCAATTTATCTCAATATGTTGATGACCACAGTGATTATAACGACTGGATTGAATTGTATAATACATCTGCCGCCAGTTTTAATTTATCGGGCTTTTACTTAAGTGACGATAGTGCGAATGTAAACAAGTGGCAATTTCCTGCAGGAACAAGTATTGCAGGCCTAGGATATTTGCGTGTATGGGCATCCGGAAGAAATGTTTCTGTTGGGCTGAATTACCATACTAATTTTTCTTTAAAGCAAACTAAAAATAATCATGAAATAATAATCTTATCGTATCCAAACGGTGGTAAATTGGATTATGTGGACATTCATAAAAAAACACAATTGGGGCATTCGTATGGACGAAAACCGGATGGTGGCTTAACTTGGGGCGTTTTTTCTGCCCCTACTCCCGGTGCTTCCAATGTGAGTGTACAATATCCTGGATACGTTGCCAAACCTAATTTTAGTGTTCCGGCAGGATTTTATTCAGGTTCAGTATCGGTGGATATTACCTGCGCAGATAGTACTGCAACAATTCGTTACACGTTAGATGGATCTATACCAACAACTGTTTCACCTGTATACACTGCGCCTATAATTGTGGCCAATACCAAAGTTATTAAAGCAATAGCGTTTAATACTGCTTCGGGGAAACTTCCCAGTTTTGTGACCTATGAAAGCTTTTTTATTAACGTATCACACACTTTACCGGTGGTATCGATATCCGCATCGGGCTTAACCAATTTGGCCAATAATATAAATTCGAGCTTACGCCCCTTTGGTAGTTTTGAGTATTTTGATGAGGCGCAACAATTAAAAGCCAAAAGCTATGGTGAGTTTAACCGTCATGGGCAAGATTCTTGGGCCAATAGTCAGCGCAGTTTAGATTTTGTATCGCGCGATGAAATGGGTTATAACCATTCTGTAGAAGAGGCAGTATTTAATACCACCACACGGGATAAATACCAACGTTTGATTTTGCGTGCTGCCGGTGATGATAATTACCCAGCTGACCACAATCCAAGCAATGCCGGAAGTGCCCATGTGCGGGATGCATTTATTCATAATGTAGCCATGCAAGACGGATTGGATTTGGATGCACGAAGGGGCTCTAAATGCATAGCCTACCTAAATGGACAGTACTGGGGCGTGTATGATTTGCGCGACAATCCGGATGATCATGACAATACTGAATTTTATTACGGGCAAAACAAATACAATTTGTACTACATCGAAACTTGGGGACAAACTTGGGCACAGTATGGCGGACAGCCAGCCTTAACTGATTGGAGTAATTTACGCACTTACATTCTTACACACAATATGGCTATACAATCGAATTACGATTATGTAGCAGAACGCTTGGATGTAAAGAGTTTGGTGGATTATGTTGCTGTGAATATGTTTACCGTTTGTTCCGATTGGCTGAATTGGAATACGGCCTGGTGGAGAGGCTTGGATTCGACCGGCACACACTTAAAGTGGGGATATACCTTATGGGATAACGATGCTACCTACGGCCATTACATCAATTACACCAATATTCCGGATACCTCCTCACAAGCCAATCCTTGTGATCCTGAAACGTTAAATGGTTCATCGGATCCACAAGATCATATTGGGGTGTTGATGGCATTACGCCAGAATCCCGCTTTCAACCAATTTTATTTAACGCGCATGCTGGATTTGTGGAATACTACTTTTAGCTGCGAAAATTTATTGGCGAAGTTGGATAGTACTGTGAATTTAATTGATCCGGAAATGGCACAACACAGCATACGTTGGCAAGGTACCTATACTGAATGGAAAAGTAATGTGGCGCAATTGCGCACCTTTATCAGCAATCGCTGCGGCGATTTGACGGGAGGCTTTATGAATTGCTATAATTTAACCGGACCACATACGGTTACGGTTGATGCACAACCCGCCGGTTCGGGTACTGTAAAATACAATTCGTTAGAGCTTACTAATTTACCGTGGACAGGGACTTATTTTGGGAACATCAGCAGCAATTTGGTGGCTTTGCCTGATACCGGATACGGTTTTGTAAACTGGACAAGCAATTCGCAAGTTATTGCACCAAATACGTTGGCAGATACCGCCAGTTTAGTATTGAATAGTTCAGATACGATTGTAGCGCATTTTATTAATCCATCGGGTATAGCATCTGCGGCAAGCAATCAGTTGGGATTAAGTATTTACCCATCGGTGGTAAATAGCGTGACAACGGTTAAATTTGCCCTTGCAGAAGCAGCAGCGGTAAGTATTAAATTAATTTCTACGGAAGGAAAAGTACTTGGAAACATTTTGAATTCGGATGGTAAAAAGGCAGCGGGAGGGTATTCGATACAGTTGGATATGAAAGCCACCCAACTTGGTGCCGGGATTTATTTTGTAACGATTGAGGCGGGTAAGTATAGAAAAACAGTGAAATTGGTGTATGCGCCGTAA
- a CDS encoding bifunctional riboflavin kinase/FAD synthetase, which yields MKVYERLEDFSTLPNAVVTTGTFDGVHVGHKKIISRLQDIAAACKGETVILTFHPHPRLVLFPDDNDLRLLNTQSEKIDLLQKMGIQHLVIIPFNKEFSRISSLDFVRNILVKQIGAKKLAIGHDHHFGRNREGSFEHLKEFGPLYGFDVEEIPVQDIDHVAVSSSKIRQALNSGNIKVANEYLGYPYSLSGKVVKGNQRGRTIDYPTANIEVSEARKLIPAIGVYAVKVTVLGKNYSGMMNIGHRPTVGGGAITLEVNIFDFNADIYDQTLSVQFIERIRSEQKFEHLEALKAQLALDKTKALELTKKF from the coding sequence GTGAAAGTCTACGAACGATTAGAAGATTTCAGCACCTTACCCAATGCCGTTGTTACTACCGGAACGTTTGACGGAGTGCATGTAGGGCACAAAAAAATTATTTCGCGCCTGCAAGATATTGCTGCTGCTTGTAAAGGCGAGACAGTCATTCTTACTTTTCATCCGCACCCCCGACTGGTGCTATTTCCCGACGATAACGATTTGCGCTTGCTAAATACACAGTCAGAAAAAATTGACTTGCTCCAAAAAATGGGTATTCAGCATTTGGTGATTATTCCCTTCAATAAAGAGTTTTCACGCATCAGTTCCCTGGATTTTGTGCGCAATATTTTAGTGAAACAAATTGGCGCAAAAAAATTAGCCATTGGACACGATCATCACTTTGGGCGTAACCGCGAAGGGAGTTTCGAACATTTAAAAGAGTTTGGTCCTTTGTATGGTTTTGATGTAGAAGAAATTCCGGTTCAAGATATCGACCATGTGGCAGTAAGCTCTTCCAAAATTCGGCAAGCATTAAATTCGGGCAATATCAAAGTAGCCAACGAGTATTTGGGCTATCCTTATTCCCTTAGCGGGAAGGTGGTAAAAGGAAATCAACGCGGCCGAACCATCGATTATCCAACAGCAAACATCGAAGTAAGTGAAGCACGCAAATTAATTCCTGCAATAGGAGTATATGCTGTAAAAGTTACGGTGCTCGGGAAAAATTACAGCGGTATGATGAACATCGGGCATCGCCCAACCGTAGGGGGAGGAGCCATTACCCTCGAAGTAAATATTTTCGATTTCAATGCCGATATCTACGATCAAACACTTTCCGTTCAGTTCATCGAACGCATCCGAAGCGAACAAAAATTCGAACACCTCGAAGCCCTAAAAGCCCAACTGGCATTGGATAAAACAAAAGCACTCGAACTCACAAAAAAGTTCTGA
- a CDS encoding T9SS type A sorting domain-containing protein — protein sequence MKTKLIVPFFILVASTTNLFSQQTIGPCGAHEIFIEALKNPTYANNQQVLETFTQQYTAQYLSERNSSGVTQKKAIIRIIPVVVHVFHTGGPENISKAQILSQIDALNKFFRRTNADTVNTPGPFKSIAGDSEIEFRLAQLDPNGNCTDGIVRVYTPLTNNADDNVKALSYWPSNMYLNIWVVKSTLIQRVGYAQFPGSGAAATDGIVVMSSYFGTIGTAVVGETSAHEVGHWLNLRHIWGDDNGACGGSDFVADTPNQADNHDQTCPSFPLLDACTPTGNGVMFCNYMDYALQQCQNMFTIGQGARMNAALSSPISGRNNLWTSTNLALTGVSQAQNLCKADFSTNVASNTICENGQVVFSDISINGPITSRTWSFNGGTLVPPSLPGDSVVTVSYASAGNFGVGLSVSNGVTTVNTNQNAVIHVLSNQAVYNSGFYSEGFETASLPNNDWEVTSPDGGNITWTQNTSSSFSGNSCAFVENFSANSSDMDELLSPTLNAQAVFAQTSPGNITFSFQCAFAKKTVSDNDVLKILVSTDCGRSWAPRLSLTASSLSSVTGVRTSYFIPTASEWKKQTVSINNVTAAQNVRIKFQFINGGGNNFYLDDINISNLLLGVDEQSLENASFHIYPNPTKGVALLSISTKTKGYAEIFMTDIVGKKIEQLFVGELQMPNLQIEINKNGALAAGIYFINATINDKQRVQKFVID from the coding sequence TTGAAAACGAAACTGATAGTGCCTTTTTTTATTTTAGTTGCCTCCACAACTAATCTGTTTTCGCAGCAAACAATTGGCCCCTGTGGTGCGCATGAAATTTTTATAGAAGCACTTAAAAATCCCACTTACGCTAACAATCAGCAAGTCCTTGAAACCTTTACCCAACAGTATACTGCCCAGTATTTAAGTGAAAGGAATAGTTCCGGTGTCACTCAAAAAAAAGCGATTATCCGAATTATTCCTGTCGTGGTGCATGTATTTCATACCGGGGGTCCCGAAAATATTTCAAAAGCACAAATTTTAAGTCAGATTGATGCCCTCAATAAGTTTTTTAGAAGAACCAATGCAGATACGGTCAACACTCCTGGCCCCTTTAAAAGTATTGCCGGCGATAGTGAAATAGAATTCCGATTGGCTCAACTTGATCCCAATGGAAACTGCACCGATGGAATTGTTCGTGTTTACACTCCGCTCACCAATAATGCCGATGATAATGTAAAAGCATTAAGCTATTGGCCAAGCAATATGTACCTCAATATATGGGTGGTAAAATCAACACTGATTCAAAGAGTTGGATACGCCCAGTTTCCCGGATCTGGTGCTGCTGCAACCGATGGAATTGTAGTAATGTCGAGTTATTTTGGAACAATCGGAACTGCCGTTGTAGGCGAAACATCTGCTCATGAAGTCGGACATTGGCTCAACTTAAGACACATTTGGGGCGATGATAATGGCGCCTGTGGAGGTTCTGATTTTGTTGCCGATACACCCAACCAAGCCGATAACCATGACCAAACTTGTCCAAGCTTTCCATTATTAGATGCATGTACGCCTACAGGAAATGGCGTAATGTTTTGCAATTACATGGATTATGCGCTTCAACAATGCCAAAACATGTTCACAATTGGACAGGGAGCACGAATGAATGCAGCGCTATCCTCACCCATCAGCGGAAGAAACAATTTGTGGACCTCCACGAATTTAGCCCTCACCGGCGTAAGCCAAGCACAAAACCTCTGTAAGGCCGATTTTTCGACCAATGTAGCGAGCAATACCATTTGTGAAAACGGACAAGTTGTTTTTAGTGATATCTCTATCAATGGTCCTATCACCTCCAGAACATGGTCCTTTAATGGCGGAACCTTAGTACCCCCATCCTTGCCCGGCGATTCAGTTGTTACAGTAAGTTATGCTTCTGCAGGTAATTTCGGCGTAGGTTTATCGGTGAGCAATGGAGTAACCACTGTCAATACAAATCAAAATGCTGTAATTCATGTTTTGAGCAACCAAGCAGTTTACAATTCAGGCTTTTATTCCGAAGGTTTTGAAACGGCATCCCTACCCAACAACGATTGGGAAGTTACAAGCCCTGATGGTGGAAATATTACTTGGACTCAAAATACTTCAAGCAGCTTCTCAGGAAACTCTTGCGCTTTTGTCGAAAATTTTAGTGCCAATAGTTCCGATATGGATGAGTTACTTAGCCCTACCCTAAATGCTCAAGCAGTATTTGCACAAACAAGCCCCGGCAACATCACCTTTTCATTTCAATGTGCATTTGCAAAAAAAACGGTAAGCGATAACGATGTGTTAAAAATATTGGTATCAACCGATTGCGGACGATCTTGGGCACCTCGTTTGTCGCTAACAGCTTCATCCTTATCTTCCGTAACTGGTGTGAGAACTTCCTATTTTATTCCAACTGCATCCGAGTGGAAAAAACAAACGGTTAGCATTAACAATGTTACTGCTGCTCAAAATGTAAGAATCAAATTTCAGTTTATTAACGGCGGCGGAAACAATTTCTACCTCGATGATATAAATATTTCAAACCTGCTTTTAGGTGTAGATGAGCAATCCCTTGAAAATGCGAGTTTTCATATTTATCCCAATCCTACAAAAGGGGTTGCGCTGCTTTCCATCAGCACTAAAACAAAAGGCTATGCCGAAATTTTCATGACCGATATTGTTGGAAAAAAAATAGAACAACTATTTGTAGGTGAATTGCAAATGCCCAATCTTCAAATCGAAATCAATAAGAATGGCGCGCTTGCTGCCGGAATTTATTTCATTAATGCAACTATAAATGACAAACAGCGGGTTCAAAAATTTGTAATTGACTAA
- a CDS encoding cystathionine gamma-synthase translates to MKFATKAIHAGQEPDASNGAIMTPIYQTSTYVQASPGNHKGYAYARGKNPTRTALEKNIAALENAKHTLCFSSGMGAVDAVIKMLKPGDEVITGDDIYGGSYRMFTKVFANFGIKFHFISMTDASNISKYITANTKLLWVETPTNPMMQIIDIVACAKIAKENKITLAVDNTFASPYLQNPLDLGADIVMHSVTKYLGGHSDVIMGCLCTNNDKIHEQLAFIHNSCGAVPGPMDSFLVMRGIKTLHLRMQRHCENGKAIAHFLKAHPKVDKVYWPGFPEHPNHEIAKKQMRDFGGMISFSLKDNSIENTFKVASSLHVFSLAESLGGVESLINHPASMTHASIPKAEREKAGVTDSLLRLSVGVEDIEDLIADLNSALA, encoded by the coding sequence ATGAAATTCGCCACAAAAGCCATACACGCCGGTCAAGAACCGGATGCAAGCAACGGAGCCATTATGACTCCCATTTATCAAACCTCCACTTACGTGCAAGCCTCTCCAGGAAACCACAAGGGATACGCCTATGCACGCGGCAAAAATCCAACACGCACCGCCCTCGAAAAAAATATTGCAGCACTCGAAAATGCAAAACATACCCTCTGCTTTTCAAGCGGAATGGGTGCTGTAGATGCAGTCATTAAAATGCTTAAACCCGGCGATGAAGTGATTACCGGCGATGATATTTATGGAGGCTCCTACCGCATGTTCACTAAAGTATTCGCCAATTTTGGAATTAAATTTCATTTTATTTCCATGACGGATGCCTCTAATATCAGCAAATATATTACAGCAAATACCAAACTGCTTTGGGTCGAAACACCTACCAATCCTATGATGCAGATTATCGACATTGTAGCTTGTGCAAAGATTGCTAAGGAAAATAAAATTACACTGGCTGTCGATAATACCTTTGCCTCTCCCTACCTGCAAAACCCTTTGGATTTAGGTGCCGACATAGTAATGCACAGCGTAACCAAATACCTCGGCGGACACTCCGATGTAATTATGGGTTGCCTCTGCACCAACAACGATAAAATTCACGAACAATTGGCTTTTATTCATAACTCCTGCGGTGCCGTTCCCGGCCCGATGGATAGCTTTTTAGTAATGCGCGGAATCAAAACCTTGCACCTGCGCATGCAACGCCACTGCGAAAACGGAAAGGCAATTGCCCATTTTCTTAAGGCCCATCCAAAAGTGGATAAGGTTTACTGGCCGGGATTTCCCGAGCATCCCAACCACGAAATAGCAAAAAAACAAATGCGCGATTTTGGTGGAATGATCTCCTTTTCATTAAAGGATAATTCTATCGAGAACACATTTAAAGTTGCTTCATCACTTCACGTGTTTTCACTCGCAGAATCACTTGGCGGGGTGGAATCTTTAATCAATCACCCGGCAAGTATGACGCATGCCTCTATTCCAAAAGCCGAAAGAGAAAAAGCCGGTGTTACCGATTCTTTATTGCGATTAAGTGTAGGGGTAGAAGATATTGAGGATTTAATTGCCGATTTAAATAGCGCATTGGCATAA